One region of Anas acuta chromosome Z, bAnaAcu1.1, whole genome shotgun sequence genomic DNA includes:
- the AK6 gene encoding adenylate kinase isoenzyme 6: MRRPNVLLTGTPGVGKSTLGKELASRTGLTYINVGDLAKEGELYEGFDEEYECPILDEDRVIDELEDKMREGGVIVDYHGCDFFPEQWFHIVFVLRTDNSFLYDRLESRGYKGKKLQDNIQCEIFQTLYEEAMLSYREEIVHQLPSNTPEDLERNLDQIMQWIEQWMKDNN; encoded by the exons ATGCGGCGGCCCAACGTGCTGCTCACCG gtACGCCGGGTGTGGGGAAGAGCACGCTGGGGAAGGAGCTCGCCTCCAGGACTGGGCTGACCTACATCAACGTGGGGGACCTGGCCAAAGAAG GAGAACTATATGAAGGTTTTGATGAGGAGTATGAATGTCCAATTTTGGATGAAGACAGG GTAATTGATGAGCTAGAAGACAAGATGCGCGAGGGTGGAGTTATCGTTGATTACCATGGCTGTGATTTTTTCCCTGAACAATGGTTTCATATCGTATTTGTACTTCGCACAGACAACTCATTTCTGTATGACAGGCTGGAAAGCAG gGGTTACAAAGGGAAGAAGCTACAGGACAACATTCAGTGTGAAATTTTTCAGACTCTTTATGAGGAAGCTATGTTGTCATATCGGGAGGAAATCGTGCACCAGTTACCCAGCAACACTCCAGAAGACCTAGAGAGAAATTTGGATCAGATTATGCAATGGATTGAGCAATGGATGAAGGACAACAACTGA